A portion of the Cyanobium sp. PCC 7001 genome contains these proteins:
- a CDS encoding T3SS effector HopA1 family protein — protein sequence MHKHTFGRTDSPGSLDGAAPDQGGLDGDQREGGADGLISGPSDPPDLAGDLEDLSPDVFLRVRKDGLKFYVLFQRAPELSDALADLEESYRACCLIHNDLKFANILLLRCWSQCSLPTLPARPDQLSFPGEGGILRLIDWEQGIWGDPALDLGALVAEYLRLWLKSLPLSSDLAPAAALALAEVPLDTLQPSMRGLLEAYLAQFPAILQEFPDFPERVIRFAGLSLLEAIQDRLHYREPFGNLDISMLQVARTLLCSPGAALQTVFGRSPGDPHGSDDHSRTRRNPRPPSRPSARPSVRRSHPGVLAETCQQLGSPPEPVPVPLPLQVGQQGGSTDQRLADLLEQVQLEPGVVRHSTKGSRRTVHPATLHRATLHPASAQMNAAYRLRQITQFLHSLYFSGALESPAGAPTLGDGFTRQLQAANSGLGFVDHGWTVTAAEEQQVQVQKQGLHLWVDVASELVIPSPSVRKPGAGSAEVSLAPGTCVGVRLPNAAWVGDDYVAIGNAGEPGEGQPALEVFFNISPEGAVLLMRALIPGLNRWHHPFALKILAEPNGYPRFNAAVLHLPVSAYPHLHALLTHCHPTLRPHLRDPIPLFTQPLARGIGLAESPAGADDFGLDRFQLVAAVLQDAPPEPGARQRALRQAFARRRLDWCRPHLEPGSAGQYQPLEPEAISRPEATPLPGVRAPADAADPSDWAG from the coding sequence GTGCACAAGCACACGTTCGGGCGGACCGACAGCCCCGGATCGCTGGACGGCGCCGCCCCCGATCAGGGGGGGCTTGACGGCGACCAACGCGAAGGGGGAGCTGATGGTCTCATCTCCGGCCCGAGCGATCCGCCGGATCTGGCTGGTGACTTGGAGGATCTGAGCCCCGACGTCTTTCTGCGCGTGCGCAAGGATGGGCTCAAGTTCTATGTGCTATTTCAGCGAGCTCCTGAGCTTTCGGATGCGCTTGCAGACCTTGAGGAGAGCTATCGGGCCTGTTGCCTGATCCACAACGACCTCAAGTTTGCCAACATTCTGCTGCTTCGGTGCTGGTCGCAGTGTAGTCTGCCCACCCTGCCGGCCCGGCCGGATCAGCTGTCCTTCCCAGGCGAAGGTGGAATCCTCCGCTTGATCGACTGGGAACAGGGGATCTGGGGTGATCCCGCCCTGGATCTGGGGGCGTTGGTGGCGGAGTATCTGAGGCTGTGGCTGAAGAGTCTGCCGCTCAGCAGCGACCTTGCTCCGGCCGCGGCCCTGGCGCTGGCCGAGGTTCCCCTGGACACCCTGCAGCCCTCCATGCGCGGCCTGCTGGAGGCCTATCTGGCCCAGTTCCCCGCGATTCTCCAGGAGTTTCCTGATTTTCCGGAACGGGTGATTCGCTTTGCCGGGCTGAGCCTGCTGGAGGCGATTCAGGATCGGCTGCACTACAGGGAGCCGTTCGGCAATCTGGATATCTCCATGCTCCAGGTGGCCAGAACCCTCTTGTGCAGCCCAGGTGCCGCCCTGCAGACGGTCTTCGGCCGATCACCCGGCGACCCCCACGGTTCGGATGACCACAGCAGGACCAGGCGAAATCCGCGGCCACCGTCACGCCCTTCGGCCCGCCCTTCGGTGCGGCGGTCCCATCCTGGTGTGCTGGCTGAGACCTGCCAGCAGCTGGGGTCGCCGCCGGAGCCCGTGCCGGTGCCGCTGCCGCTGCAGGTGGGCCAGCAGGGGGGATCAACAGATCAACGCCTGGCTGATCTCCTGGAGCAGGTTCAGCTCGAGCCCGGGGTGGTTCGCCATTCCACCAAGGGCTCCCGCCGCACGGTGCACCCGGCCACGCTGCACCGGGCCACGCTCCATCCGGCGTCCGCACAGATGAACGCGGCCTACCGCTTGCGTCAGATCACGCAGTTCCTCCATTCCCTCTATTTCAGCGGGGCGCTGGAGAGTCCCGCTGGGGCCCCCACCCTGGGTGATGGCTTCACGCGGCAGCTGCAGGCTGCCAACAGCGGGCTTGGCTTCGTGGACCATGGCTGGACCGTGACCGCCGCCGAAGAGCAGCAGGTGCAGGTGCAGAAGCAGGGGCTGCATCTGTGGGTCGATGTCGCCAGCGAGCTGGTCATCCCGTCGCCTTCAGTCCGGAAGCCTGGTGCTGGCTCCGCCGAGGTATCCCTCGCTCCTGGCACCTGCGTGGGTGTGCGTCTGCCCAACGCGGCCTGGGTGGGGGACGACTATGTGGCCATCGGCAATGCCGGCGAACCAGGCGAGGGCCAGCCGGCCCTGGAGGTTTTCTTCAACATCAGCCCCGAAGGTGCCGTTCTACTGATGCGAGCACTCATCCCGGGCTTGAACCGCTGGCACCACCCCTTCGCCCTGAAGATCCTTGCGGAACCCAACGGGTATCCCCGTTTCAACGCCGCAGTGCTGCACCTCCCGGTTTCCGCCTATCCGCATCTGCATGCGCTGCTGACCCACTGCCATCCAACACTCCGCCCCCATCTTCGGGATCCGATCCCCCTGTTCACTCAGCCGCTGGCCAGGGGGATCGGCCTGGCGGAATCCCCGGCAGGCGCGGATGACTTCGGTCTTGACCGCTTTCAGCTCGTGGCTGCGGTGCTGCAGGACGCACCGCCCGAGCCAGGGGCCCGCCAGCGGGCTCTCAGGCAGGCGTTCGCCCGGCGCCGCCTGGACTGGTGCCGTCCCCACCTGGAGCCCGGATCGGCAGGGCAGTACCAGCCCCTGGAGCCGGAGGCCATCTCGCGCCCCGAGGCCACGCCGTTACCTGGAGTGCGGGCGCCAGCTGATGCGGCTGATCCCTCTGATTGGGCTGGCTAA
- a CDS encoding bile acid:sodium symporter family protein — protein MLAAITLFAIMLGLGLGLRLEALGRIRERPGLFLRVVPASCLVVPVVALLLLQLPIGQSLGEAARIGIALMAISPSAPLTLRKAGAKGGDRELAALLQVVAALTAILSVPLMADLYRAAYHTSAWDIGSTEVALQVGRTQVLPLLLGMGVRHRLPDLADRLESPLNKVANGLFLLLVVVVLVAAGPTLLPFLGRNADGVLLMLALVAFSLGLGYLLASRGRDERITVALVTSMRNPGLALMFASTYGQGVVGLKVAVLAYLLVTVLLSIPFLKTLNRIEAGQAEPGG, from the coding sequence ATGCTCGCCGCCATCACCCTGTTTGCGATCATGCTCGGCCTGGGCCTGGGGCTCCGGCTGGAGGCACTGGGGCGGATCCGGGAGCGGCCGGGGCTGTTTCTGCGGGTGGTGCCAGCGTCGTGCCTGGTGGTGCCGGTGGTGGCCCTGCTGCTGCTGCAGTTGCCGATCGGCCAGTCGCTGGGGGAGGCCGCCAGGATCGGCATCGCCCTGATGGCGATCTCCCCCAGCGCCCCGCTCACCCTGCGCAAGGCCGGTGCGAAGGGAGGGGATCGGGAGCTGGCAGCGCTGCTGCAGGTGGTGGCAGCCCTCACGGCGATCCTGTCGGTGCCCCTGATGGCCGATCTGTATCGCGCCGCATACCACACCTCCGCATGGGACATCGGTTCGACGGAGGTGGCCCTGCAGGTAGGGCGCACCCAGGTGCTGCCGCTGCTGCTGGGGATGGGCGTGCGTCATCGGTTGCCGGATCTGGCCGACCGGCTGGAGTCGCCTCTGAACAAGGTGGCCAACGGCCTCTTTCTGCTGTTGGTCGTGGTGGTGCTGGTCGCCGCCGGCCCCACGCTGCTGCCCTTCCTCGGGCGCAACGCCGATGGGGTGCTGCTGATGCTGGCTCTGGTGGCCTTCAGCCTGGGCCTGGGCTACCTGCTGGCCAGCCGCGGCAGGGATGAGCGCATTACGGTGGCGCTGGTGACCTCGATGCGCAACCCGGGTCTGGCGCTGATGTTCGCGTCCACCTATGGCCAAGGGGTGGTGGGGTTGAAGGTGGCGGTGCTCGCCTACCTGCTGGTCACGGTGCTGCTCTCGATTCCCTTCCTCAAGACCCTCAACCGAATCGAGGCTGGGCAGGCGGAGCCGGGTGGCTGA
- a CDS encoding response regulator transcription factor — MRILVVEDDAGILRFIRQGLTEAGYVVDSAADGRRGVECALTSDYDLIVLDVLLPELDGLSVLRQLRGQGLQTPVLLLTALDAVQDRVQGLNAGADDYLVKPFDFTELLARLRALMRRPPLQSDVALRVGDLELDAAQRLVKRGERPIELSPREFSLLEYLMRHPNQVLSRTQIAQHVWSFDFYGDYKVIDVYIGYLRRKIDRHGASSMIHTVRGVGYSMRCGETEPSYREQGK; from the coding sequence ATGCGCATTCTTGTTGTTGAAGATGATGCCGGTATTCTGAGATTCATTCGTCAGGGTCTGACGGAGGCCGGCTATGTCGTGGATAGTGCAGCCGATGGACGCCGGGGAGTGGAATGCGCTTTGACTTCTGACTATGACTTGATCGTGCTGGATGTGCTGTTGCCCGAGCTCGATGGTCTCAGCGTGCTCAGGCAGCTTCGGGGGCAGGGTCTTCAGACTCCCGTGCTGCTGCTGACGGCCCTGGACGCCGTGCAGGACCGGGTTCAGGGCCTCAACGCCGGAGCGGATGATTACCTGGTCAAGCCCTTTGATTTCACGGAGCTGCTGGCGCGGTTGAGGGCCCTGATGCGGCGTCCCCCGCTGCAGAGCGATGTCGCTCTCAGAGTTGGTGATCTGGAATTGGATGCTGCCCAGCGCCTTGTCAAGCGAGGTGAGCGGCCGATTGAACTCAGCCCGCGCGAGTTCTCGCTGCTGGAGTATCTGATGCGTCATCCCAATCAAGTGCTCAGTCGCACCCAGATTGCCCAGCATGTCTGGAGCTTCGACTTTTACGGAGACTACAAAGTGATCGATGTCTACATAGGCTATCTGCGTCGAAAAATCGATCGTCATGGCGCCAGTTCCATGATTCACACCGTGCGTGGTGTCGGCTATTCCATGCGGTGCGGGGAGACGGAGCCGTCTTATCGGGAGCAAGGCAAGTGA
- a CDS encoding peptidase domain-containing ABC transporter, protein MAGPVRYDWVEQHSEEDCGAACLATVARHHGRRLAVSRVRELVGTGSRGTTLLGLRRGAEAIGFHARAVRADEALLARLDAIPLPAICHWQGNHWVVLYGRRGRKLVIADPAVGVRRLDPEEFRQRWRQGALLLLEPDLNRLLQQPEETRVPFLRFLRLAWPYRFLLLQALALNVVIGLLALAMPLLMQLLTDDVLVRRDGQLLTSLGLAMLVLFTFRAVISLIQGHIVGHFAQKLQLGMVLEYGHRLLQLPLTYFDSHRSGEVVSRIGDISRINALISDLVLGLPSDLFIAAVSLVVMLIYSPALTAVSFLAFGLLIASGLVFLPAQYDKNRRLIVESAENQGFLVEIFRGAQVLKTTEASPQAWEEYQRNFGSVAHLRWNALQLGLFSGTTTSLLSRFTTLALLWYGSTFVIAGQLSIGQLLAFSGMSGNVLAFLESLVDFADDYLTANVVIRRLSEVLEGTLEDPRAIDKPWAALPRPCGIQCTDLTFHHAGRVDLLSGFTVSFPAGRCTALIGESGCGKSTLVKLLAGLYPVQSGTIRYGPYGLQDLSLECLRRQVVLVPQEAQFFNRSIFENFRFAFPEVSLEQVVAACELALADEFIRELPHGYQTVLGEFGANLSGGQRQRLAIARALVTAPPVLILDESTAALDPVLERRLIDNLLQQRRGVTTVMISHRPSVIHRCDWLVYLERGSVVAQGRPEDLRSSDVLAPFLLPA, encoded by the coding sequence GTGGCCGGGCCGGTGCGGTACGACTGGGTCGAGCAGCATTCGGAAGAGGACTGCGGTGCGGCCTGTCTGGCCACCGTGGCCCGGCACCACGGGCGGCGACTGGCCGTGTCGCGGGTTCGTGAACTGGTCGGCACCGGCTCCAGGGGCACCACCCTGCTGGGCCTTCGGCGTGGCGCCGAGGCCATCGGCTTTCACGCCCGCGCCGTGCGGGCCGATGAGGCCCTGCTCGCTCGGCTCGACGCGATCCCCCTGCCCGCCATCTGCCATTGGCAGGGCAACCACTGGGTGGTGCTCTACGGCCGCCGGGGTCGCAAGCTGGTGATCGCCGATCCGGCTGTGGGGGTCCGTCGGCTCGATCCCGAGGAATTCCGCCAGCGCTGGCGCCAGGGGGCCCTGCTGCTGCTGGAGCCGGATCTCAACCGGTTGCTGCAGCAGCCGGAGGAGACGCGGGTGCCGTTCCTGCGCTTCCTGCGCCTGGCCTGGCCCTACCGCTTCCTGCTGCTTCAGGCCCTGGCCCTCAATGTGGTGATCGGCCTGCTGGCCCTGGCCATGCCGCTGCTGATGCAGCTGCTCACCGACGACGTGCTGGTGCGCCGGGATGGACAGCTGCTCACCAGCCTCGGGCTGGCCATGCTCGTGCTGTTCACCTTCCGCGCCGTCATCAGCCTGATCCAGGGGCACATCGTGGGCCATTTCGCCCAGAAACTTCAGCTGGGGATGGTGCTGGAGTACGGTCATCGGCTCCTGCAGCTGCCGCTCACCTATTTCGACAGCCACCGCAGCGGGGAGGTGGTGAGCCGCATCGGGGACATCAGTCGCATCAATGCTCTGATCAGTGATCTGGTGCTTGGCCTGCCGAGCGACCTCTTCATCGCCGCCGTCTCCCTGGTGGTGATGCTGATCTACAGCCCGGCCCTCACGGCGGTGTCGTTTCTGGCCTTTGGCCTGCTGATCGCTTCAGGTCTGGTCTTCCTGCCCGCCCAGTACGACAAGAACCGGCGGCTGATCGTGGAATCAGCCGAGAACCAGGGCTTCCTGGTGGAGATTTTCCGCGGTGCCCAGGTTCTCAAGACCACCGAGGCTTCGCCTCAGGCCTGGGAGGAGTACCAGAGAAATTTCGGCAGTGTGGCCCACCTGCGTTGGAATGCGCTGCAGCTCGGTCTGTTCAGCGGCACCACCACGAGCCTGCTGTCCCGGTTCACCACCCTGGCCCTCCTCTGGTATGGCAGCACGTTCGTCATTGCCGGCCAGCTCTCCATCGGTCAGCTGCTCGCCTTCAGCGGCATGAGTGGCAATGTGCTGGCCTTTCTCGAATCCCTGGTGGATTTTGCCGACGACTACCTCACCGCCAATGTGGTGATCCGGCGGCTGTCGGAAGTGCTCGAAGGCACCCTGGAGGATCCCAGGGCGATCGACAAACCCTGGGCTGCCCTGCCCCGGCCCTGCGGGATCCAGTGCACCGATCTCACCTTTCACCACGCCGGCCGCGTCGATCTGCTCAGCGGCTTCACAGTGTCGTTCCCGGCCGGACGCTGCACCGCCCTGATCGGCGAATCCGGCTGCGGCAAGAGCACCCTGGTGAAGCTCCTGGCCGGGCTTTATCCCGTTCAGAGCGGCACCATCCGCTACGGGCCCTATGGCCTCCAGGACCTTTCCCTGGAGTGCCTGCGACGCCAGGTGGTGCTGGTTCCCCAGGAAGCACAGTTCTTCAACCGCTCGATCTTCGAGAATTTTCGCTTCGCCTTTCCCGAGGTGAGCCTCGAGCAGGTTGTGGCTGCCTGCGAACTGGCCCTGGCGGATGAATTCATCCGCGAACTTCCCCATGGTTACCAGACGGTGCTGGGCGAATTCGGGGCCAATCTCTCCGGCGGGCAGCGGCAGCGGCTGGCCATCGCCCGTGCCCTCGTGACCGCACCGCCGGTGCTGATCCTCGACGAATCCACCGCCGCGCTGGATCCTGTTCTGGAACGCCGCCTGATCGACAATCTTCTGCAGCAGCGCCGGGGTGTGACCACGGTGATGATCAGCCACCGCCCCAGCGTGATCCACCGCTGCGACTGGCTGGTGTATCTCGAGCGCGGCAGCGTCGTCGCCCAGGGCCGGCCGGAGGATCTGCGCAGCAGCGACGTGCTGGCTCCCTTCCTGCTGCCCGCATGA
- a CDS encoding HlyD family secretion protein yields MTHPSAPHPPRPPSSPREPSLPAAPPAAEPSAPGLADSVRDLKPASPSEFLPSVRPWVRLAGGLLVGGFAAAVGLMALWPYRVIVRGPGTVRPSGGTSLVHAPREGRVRRINIRTNQPVQQGEVLAVLDPADLEARQQKLSQVRAALESQLQTQRQEDRAALQAAELEVGRAEATLRLARSEHQRYSQLVESGATSQEQLEEKAANLSIARSGYAKARQEVEQQRFRGESAQARLQQQLAEARAEQAQLSLDLGRTLVRAPVSGVVFSVALRNPQQVVAAGQELARIAPHDAEMQVKVRVASEDIARVEPGQRADLRLVGCPYPDFGTLRARVVSVAPDALPAAGAGAPGSASAEPDGLTSLAGPAGFEVTLRPDARELVTPSGRSCSLRQGMDLTADITTRQETVLRFLLRRTRLLVGW; encoded by the coding sequence ATGACCCACCCCTCCGCTCCGCATCCACCCCGGCCGCCCAGCAGCCCACGGGAGCCCTCCCTGCCCGCAGCTCCCCCCGCCGCGGAGCCCTCGGCCCCGGGTCTCGCCGATTCCGTGCGGGACCTGAAGCCTGCCTCCCCCAGCGAGTTCCTGCCATCCGTGCGTCCCTGGGTGCGGCTTGCCGGCGGACTGCTGGTGGGGGGCTTTGCGGCCGCTGTGGGCTTGATGGCCCTGTGGCCCTACCGGGTGATCGTGCGGGGGCCCGGCACAGTGCGGCCCAGCGGCGGCACCAGCCTGGTGCATGCCCCCCGCGAGGGGCGGGTGCGGCGGATCAACATCCGCACGAACCAGCCGGTGCAGCAGGGTGAGGTGCTGGCGGTGCTGGACCCGGCCGATCTCGAAGCCAGGCAGCAGAAGCTGAGCCAGGTGCGTGCGGCCCTCGAGAGCCAGCTGCAGACCCAGCGCCAGGAGGACCGGGCGGCGCTGCAGGCAGCGGAGCTGGAGGTGGGCAGGGCCGAGGCCACCCTGCGGCTGGCCCGATCGGAACACCAGCGCTACAGCCAGCTTGTGGAGAGCGGTGCCACCTCGCAGGAGCAGTTGGAGGAAAAGGCTGCCAACCTCAGCATCGCGCGCTCTGGCTATGCCAAGGCCCGGCAGGAGGTGGAGCAGCAGCGGTTCCGGGGCGAGAGCGCCCAGGCGCGCCTCCAGCAACAGCTGGCCGAGGCTCGGGCCGAACAGGCCCAGCTCTCCCTGGATCTGGGCCGAACCCTGGTGCGTGCCCCGGTGAGCGGGGTGGTGTTCTCCGTCGCCCTGCGCAATCCCCAGCAGGTGGTGGCGGCCGGCCAGGAGCTGGCCCGCATCGCCCCCCACGACGCCGAGATGCAGGTGAAGGTGCGGGTGGCTTCGGAGGACATCGCCAGGGTGGAGCCCGGCCAGAGGGCCGACCTGAGGCTGGTGGGCTGCCCCTATCCGGATTTCGGCACGCTCCGGGCCCGGGTGGTGTCCGTGGCCCCCGATGCCCTCCCCGCGGCCGGGGCTGGAGCGCCCGGCAGCGCTTCGGCCGAGCCCGACGGGCTCACGAGCCTGGCGGGGCCTGCAGGCTTTGAGGTGACCCTGCGTCCTGACGCCAGGGAGCTGGTCACCCCCTCCGGCCGCTCCTGTTCCCTGCGCCAGGGAATGGATCTCACCGCCGACATCACGACCCGCCAGGAGACAGTGCTGCGGTTCCTGTTGCGCCGAACCCGGCTCTTGGTAGGGTGGTAA
- a CDS encoding cell wall metabolism sensor histidine kinase WalK, with protein MVARSLRQVDATLSHLFRRHLLGVPILIGMVGLGGLFLSNRALKPITQITRTMKQVRNSGDLTQRIDYQSTTDDELARLATLFDAMLDSLERTFEQQKRFMADASHELRTPLTTLKGLLQVTLRQPRDPDTYRETLQTIELEVDRLARLSSDLLLLSRLEEHHQELPLEPVDLSDLLVAISAQIQPLAELQQLSLSTHIAPDLHLLGSPDHLIRLFLNLLDNAVKHTPPHGALALRAAADNDRIQVTVSDTGIGIPADHLPHLFERFYRVEKSRSRGRGGTGLGLAIAQEIVHRHHGVISVRSAPGQGTTFTVCFPQQGSRPRLSSPTREVP; from the coding sequence GTGGTTGCCCGATCGCTGCGTCAGGTCGACGCCACCCTGAGCCACCTCTTCCGCCGCCATCTGTTGGGGGTTCCCATTCTGATAGGCATGGTTGGTCTGGGTGGACTGTTTCTCTCCAATCGGGCGCTGAAACCGATCACCCAGATCACCCGCACGATGAAGCAGGTGCGCAACAGCGGTGATCTCACGCAGCGGATCGACTACCAGAGCACCACGGACGATGAACTGGCGCGCCTGGCCACATTGTTTGATGCAATGCTCGACTCGCTGGAGCGCACGTTTGAGCAGCAGAAGCGGTTCATGGCCGATGCGTCCCACGAGCTCCGAACGCCACTCACCACCCTCAAGGGCCTGCTGCAGGTCACACTTCGCCAGCCCCGGGATCCAGACACCTACAGGGAGACGCTCCAGACGATCGAGCTGGAGGTGGACAGGCTGGCGCGGCTCAGCAGCGATCTGCTGCTCCTCTCCAGGCTCGAGGAGCACCATCAGGAGCTGCCGCTCGAGCCGGTTGACCTCAGCGATCTCCTCGTAGCCATCTCGGCCCAGATCCAGCCGCTGGCTGAGCTTCAGCAGCTCAGCCTCTCTACGCACATCGCGCCGGATCTGCACCTGCTGGGCAGTCCGGACCATCTGATCCGCCTGTTCCTCAATCTGCTCGACAACGCGGTGAAGCACACACCGCCCCATGGGGCCCTGGCGCTGCGCGCCGCGGCTGACAACGACCGGATCCAGGTGACTGTGTCCGACACCGGCATCGGAATCCCTGCGGATCACCTTCCCCACCTGTTCGAGCGCTTCTACCGCGTCGAGAAGTCGCGCTCCAGGGGCAGGGGGGGCACGGGTCTGGGCCTGGCAATCGCCCAGGAGATCGTGCACCGCCACCACGGGGTGATCAGCGTTCGCAGCGCTCCTGGCCAGGGCACCACCTTCACCGTCTGTTTCCCCCAGCAGGGGAGCCGACCTCGTCTGTCCTCCCCCACCCGCGAGGTCCCATGA
- the psbA gene encoding photosystem II q(b) protein: MTTTLQQRSGASSWQQFCEWVTSTNNRLYVGWFGVLMIPTLLAATICFIVAFIAAPPVDIDGIREPVAGSLIYGNNIISGAVVPSSNAIGLHFYPIWEAASLDEWLYNGGPYQLVVFHFLIGVFCYMGREWELSYRLGMRPWICVAYSAPVAAASAVFLVYPFGQGSFSDGMPLGISGTFNFMLVFQAEHNILMHPFHMLGVAGVFGGSLFSAMHGSLVTSSLVRETTESESQNYGYKFGQEEETYNIVAAHGYFGRLIFQYASFNNSRSLHFFLAAWPVVGIWFTALGVSTMAFNLNGFNFNQSILDGQGRVVNTWADVLNRANLGMEVMHERNAHNFPLDLAAAEATPVALTAPAIG, encoded by the coding sequence ATGACCACCACTCTCCAGCAGCGCTCCGGCGCCTCCAGCTGGCAGCAGTTCTGCGAGTGGGTCACCTCCACCAACAACCGCCTCTACGTGGGCTGGTTCGGTGTGCTGATGATCCCCACCCTGCTGGCTGCCACCATCTGCTTCATCGTGGCGTTCATCGCCGCTCCTCCCGTCGACATCGACGGCATCCGTGAGCCCGTGGCCGGCTCGCTGATCTACGGCAACAACATCATCTCCGGTGCTGTTGTGCCCTCCAGCAACGCCATCGGCCTGCACTTCTATCCCATCTGGGAAGCCGCCTCTCTCGATGAGTGGCTGTACAACGGCGGTCCGTACCAGCTGGTTGTCTTCCACTTCCTGATCGGCGTCTTCTGCTACATGGGCCGCGAGTGGGAACTCTCCTACCGCCTCGGCATGCGCCCCTGGATCTGCGTCGCCTACAGCGCCCCCGTGGCTGCTGCCAGCGCCGTGTTCCTGGTGTACCCCTTCGGTCAGGGCTCCTTCTCCGACGGCATGCCCCTCGGCATCAGCGGCACCTTCAACTTCATGCTGGTGTTCCAGGCTGAGCACAACATCCTGATGCACCCCTTCCACATGCTGGGTGTGGCCGGTGTGTTCGGCGGCAGCCTGTTCTCCGCCATGCACGGCTCGCTGGTGACCTCCTCGCTGGTGCGTGAGACCACCGAGAGCGAGAGCCAGAACTACGGCTACAAGTTCGGTCAGGAGGAAGAGACCTACAACATCGTGGCTGCCCACGGTTACTTCGGTCGCCTGATCTTTCAATACGCCAGCTTCAACAACAGCCGCAGCCTGCACTTCTTCCTGGCTGCCTGGCCGGTGGTCGGCATCTGGTTCACCGCCCTGGGCGTGAGCACTATGGCCTTCAACCTGAACGGTTTCAACTTCAACCAGTCGATCCTCGACGGCCAGGGCCGTGTGGTGAACACCTGGGCCGATGTGCTGAACCGCGCCAACCTGGGCATGGAAGTGATGCACGAGCGCAACGCTCACAACTTCCCGCTCGACCTGGCGGCTGCCGAAGCCACTCCTGTGGCGCTGACCGCTCCGGCGATCGGCTGA
- the aroC gene encoding chorismate synthase → MGSSFGRLFRISTFGESHGGGVGVIVDGCPPRLAVDLELIQRELDRRKPGQSRITTPRKEDDRVEILSGLLDGQTLGTPIAMLVRNKDQRPGDYKEMAVAFRPSHADATYQAKYGIQARSGGGRASARETIGRVAAGAIAKQLLAKAGGTDVLAWVKRIHTIEADGIDPAAVTLEDVERTIVRCPEPAAAEAMIARIEAIGREGDSCGGVIECVVRNPPVGLGMPVFDKLEADLAKAVMSLPATKGFEIGSGFSGTLLKGSEHNDAFLPSSEGRLRTATNNSGGIQGGISNGEAIVIRVAFKPTATIRKEQQTIDASGAATTLAAKGRHDPCVLPRAVPMVEAMVALVLADHLLRQQGQCSLW, encoded by the coding sequence ATGGGCAGCAGCTTCGGCCGGCTCTTTCGCATCAGCACCTTCGGTGAATCCCACGGCGGCGGCGTGGGGGTGATCGTGGACGGCTGCCCACCCCGACTGGCCGTAGACCTCGAGCTGATTCAGCGGGAGCTGGATCGCCGCAAGCCCGGCCAGAGCCGGATCACCACGCCGCGAAAGGAGGACGACCGGGTGGAAATCCTCAGCGGCCTTCTGGATGGCCAGACCCTCGGCACTCCGATCGCGATGCTGGTGCGCAACAAGGACCAGCGGCCCGGCGATTACAAGGAGATGGCCGTGGCCTTCCGGCCTTCCCATGCCGATGCCACCTACCAGGCCAAGTACGGCATCCAGGCCCGCAGCGGCGGCGGCCGGGCATCGGCCCGCGAAACGATCGGGCGCGTGGCCGCCGGTGCGATCGCCAAACAGCTCCTGGCCAAGGCCGGTGGCACCGACGTGCTGGCCTGGGTGAAACGCATCCACACCATCGAAGCCGATGGAATCGACCCGGCGGCGGTGACCCTGGAAGACGTGGAGCGCACGATCGTGCGCTGTCCGGAGCCGGCAGCCGCGGAAGCGATGATCGCCCGCATCGAGGCGATCGGCCGTGAGGGCGACTCCTGCGGCGGTGTGATCGAGTGCGTGGTGCGCAACCCGCCGGTGGGTCTGGGCATGCCGGTGTTCGACAAACTGGAGGCCGATCTGGCCAAGGCGGTGATGTCGCTGCCCGCCACCAAGGGATTCGAGATCGGCTCAGGCTTCAGCGGCACCCTGCTGAAGGGCAGTGAACACAACGATGCCTTCCTGCCCAGCAGCGAAGGCCGCCTGCGCACCGCCACCAACAACTCCGGCGGCATCCAGGGGGGCATCAGCAACGGCGAAGCGATCGTGATCCGGGTGGCGTTCAAACCCACGGCCACCATCCGCAAGGAACAGCAGACCATTGATGCCAGCGGTGCCGCCACCACCCTGGCCGCCAAGGGCCGCCATGATCCCTGCGTGCTGCCGCGGGCGGTGCCGATGGTGGAGGCGATGGTGGCCCTGGTGCTGGCCGATCACCTGCTGCGCCAGCAGGGTCAGTGCAGCCTCTGGTGA